One genomic segment of Sanyastnella coralliicola includes these proteins:
- a CDS encoding type I restriction enzyme HsdR N-terminal domain-containing protein — protein sequence MQELNLPPHPFKLKRVEGQTQIFDTFRKKWLVLTPEEWVRQHFAMYLCAFGYPAGLISLERLVKINGMSKRADIVVFDPQGNPFLLVECKAPSISITQDTIDQAARYNSQLRVPHILLTNGLQHFALHTDADGAMTFQENIPVYPF from the coding sequence GTGCAGGAATTGAATCTCCCTCCTCACCCATTCAAACTTAAGCGGGTAGAAGGGCAAACACAAATATTTGACACCTTTCGCAAGAAATGGCTCGTGTTGACCCCTGAAGAATGGGTCAGACAGCACTTTGCCATGTACCTCTGCGCCTTCGGTTATCCTGCCGGACTTATTAGTCTAGAACGTTTGGTGAAGATCAATGGTATGTCAAAGCGTGCTGATATTGTTGTTTTTGATCCACAAGGGAACCCCTTCCTCCTTGTTGAGTGCAAGGCTCCTAGCATTTCGATTACCCAGGATACCATCGATCAAGCAGCTCGCTATAACAGTCAACTTCGCGTCCCTCACATCCTGTTAACCAATGGATTGCAGCACTTTGCCTTGCATACTGACGCTGACGGAGCCATGACTTTTCAAGAAAATATCCCTGTTTATCCTTTTTAA
- a CDS encoding DUF5606 family protein, with product MELNDILAISGKSGLFRMISNNGARLIVESMVDGKKMPVSATHKISALGDIAIFTIEEDVPLGEVFDMMYEKTGGEQGPSHKDDPKELRSFLNELLDELDHDRVYDSDLKKLFQWYNILHVNGAFEEEETKEEVEEELKEEGKEEVESKGE from the coding sequence ATGGAACTAAACGATATTCTAGCTATTAGCGGAAAGTCAGGACTCTTCCGCATGATCTCGAATAATGGAGCACGATTGATCGTGGAATCAATGGTAGACGGTAAGAAAATGCCTGTATCTGCTACGCACAAGATCAGTGCCCTCGGCGATATCGCCATCTTCACCATCGAAGAAGATGTACCTCTTGGAGAGGTATTCGACATGATGTACGAGAAAACAGGTGGAGAACAAGGACCATCTCACAAGGATGACCCGAAAGAACTACGCTCATTCCTGAACGAACTCCTCGACGAGTTGGATCACGACCGCGTATACGATAGTGACCTCAAGAAGCTCTTCCAATGGTACAACATCCTCCATGTTAACGGAGCCTTCGAAGAGGAAGAAACAAAAGAAGAGGTAGAGGAAGAATTAAAGGAAGAAGGAAAAGAAGAAGTAGAATCTAAAGGAGAATAA